The following proteins are encoded in a genomic region of Thermococcus pacificus:
- a CDS encoding carbohydrate kinase family protein: protein MREEDMLDVLSIGEVLVDLKIIDGRISMHTGGSCLNVSFYSRQAGAKSSFIGTVGDDFLGAHIKKELKELDFKPALSVVDHNTTLVLIKAERETPIPIIYRGADRFIKKEQLEEKWKDARIVHTSAFALSLSPAKEMILEALKSAKENGALISVDPNYRRWIWKKWEADEKALLEAISLADLVKPSLDDAKELLGIEDPIDILRRFKEMGAKNVILSMGSKGVIALTEEGRYIRVPAEKAELVDPTGAGDSLLGTVLAKLSRGHDMEEAIRSGVEVASKVVSAEGTLVKVR, encoded by the coding sequence GTGAGGGAGGAAGACATGCTGGACGTGCTATCAATCGGGGAAGTGCTGGTGGATCTGAAGATTATAGACGGGAGGATTAGCATGCACACTGGAGGCTCCTGCCTCAACGTTTCCTTTTATTCCCGGCAAGCAGGGGCAAAGTCCTCATTTATAGGCACGGTAGGGGATGACTTCCTTGGGGCCCATATAAAGAAGGAGCTCAAGGAATTAGACTTCAAGCCGGCGCTCTCGGTTGTCGATCACAACACAACCCTCGTGCTAATAAAGGCAGAGAGGGAGACCCCAATCCCGATAATCTACAGGGGGGCGGACAGGTTCATAAAAAAGGAACAGCTGGAGGAGAAATGGAAGGACGCGAGGATTGTGCACACCTCGGCCTTCGCCCTCTCCCTCTCCCCGGCCAAGGAAATGATACTGGAGGCGCTGAAGTCCGCCAAAGAGAACGGTGCTTTAATCTCTGTTGATCCCAACTACAGAAGGTGGATATGGAAAAAGTGGGAGGCGGACGAGAAGGCCCTGCTTGAGGCCATTTCACTGGCAGACTTAGTCAAGCCTTCCCTGGATGATGCCAAGGAGCTCCTAGGAATCGAGGATCCAATAGACATTCTGCGGCGCTTCAAGGAAATGGGAGCCAAAAACGTCATCCTGAGCATGGGCTCGAAGGGCGTCATAGCACTCACAGAGGAGGGCAGGTACATCAGGGTGCCGGCAGAAAAGGCGGAGCTGGTTGACCCGACCGGGGCAGGGGACTCGCTTCTGGGGACGGTGCTGGCAAAGCTCTCACGGGGCCACGACATGGAAGAGGCTATAAGGTCCGGGGTAGAAGTCGCCTCAAAGGTAGTCAGTGCGGAGGGAACACTGGTAAAGGTGAGGTAA
- a CDS encoding thioredoxin family protein — protein MDELEMIRRKKMLELMKKAGMIEVKPREPKVVIEVITSPGCPYCPIAWAMAQELERKYEGVVARELSVATPEGRRKAIEHNIMGTPTILINNRVEFIGVPNFAEFERRVRELLSASRKP, from the coding sequence ATGGACGAGCTGGAAATGATACGGCGCAAGAAGATGCTCGAACTGATGAAAAAGGCGGGAATGATTGAGGTCAAACCCAGGGAACCAAAGGTCGTCATAGAGGTCATAACTTCCCCCGGCTGTCCTTACTGCCCGATAGCGTGGGCGATGGCCCAGGAACTTGAGAGGAAGTACGAGGGCGTCGTCGCGAGAGAGCTGAGCGTCGCGACGCCGGAGGGCAGGAGAAAGGCCATAGAGCACAACATAATGGGCACGCCAACGATACTGATAAACAACCGCGTGGAGTTCATAGGCGTCCCGAACTTCGCTGAGTTTGAGAGGAGGGTTAGGGAATTGCTGAGTGCCAGTAGAAAACCTTAG
- a CDS encoding ABC transporter substrate-binding protein, protein MGVVASGCISGEKTSTATASQSGSTETGKVIELEFWHGIESPDNQKVLEDLVKKFEAEHPNIKVKVVNYGAQDKAVPKIMAAAQAGTPPDLVWLNPAQTGFFAEAGVLAPVEDFIKNDPSFNKDDIYAGLWELGTYKGKIYTAPFDTNNLAIYYNKELFKEAGLDPEAYMGKALTWDEFRGLAKKLTKDKDGDGEIDQYGFMVPFGRLEWTVWTWEVFLWSAGGELLSEDQSKPTFASDAGVKALQYWVDLVYKDKVAKLSEPNAGYKLDDFFAGRVAMTINGPWNYPVLKDQGWLEKTGVMLMPYDKRIATNIGGENLFIFKTTPEREQAAWEFAKFVMSPEFQVTWALKTGYLPVCKSALEDPEYKEFMEENPFIKIYVENLQYGKARPPVPQYPDMSAAIGEAIEAALLQKKDPATALKEAQAEVEPLFKS, encoded by the coding sequence TTGGGAGTCGTAGCAAGCGGATGCATATCCGGAGAAAAGACCTCCACTGCAACCGCAAGTCAGTCTGGAAGCACTGAAACCGGAAAAGTAATTGAGTTGGAGTTCTGGCACGGCATTGAATCCCCAGATAACCAGAAGGTTCTGGAAGACCTCGTCAAGAAGTTCGAGGCTGAGCACCCCAACATCAAGGTAAAAGTCGTTAACTATGGCGCTCAGGACAAGGCGGTTCCCAAGATCATGGCCGCCGCTCAGGCGGGCACCCCACCGGATCTCGTCTGGCTAAATCCGGCCCAGACTGGATTCTTTGCAGAGGCCGGAGTTCTCGCCCCGGTTGAGGACTTCATAAAGAACGACCCTTCCTTTAACAAGGACGACATCTACGCGGGGCTCTGGGAGCTTGGAACCTACAAGGGCAAGATATACACCGCCCCCTTCGATACCAACAACCTGGCCATCTACTACAACAAGGAGCTCTTCAAGGAGGCCGGGCTCGACCCCGAGGCTTACATGGGCAAGGCCCTGACCTGGGATGAGTTCAGGGGGCTTGCCAAGAAGCTCACGAAGGATAAGGATGGCGACGGTGAGATCGACCAGTATGGGTTCATGGTTCCCTTCGGAAGGCTCGAGTGGACGGTCTGGACATGGGAGGTCTTCCTCTGGTCGGCCGGTGGTGAGCTTCTCTCCGAGGATCAGAGCAAGCCAACCTTCGCTAGTGACGCCGGCGTAAAGGCCCTCCAGTACTGGGTTGACCTCGTCTACAAGGACAAGGTTGCGAAGCTCAGCGAGCCCAACGCGGGCTACAAGCTCGACGACTTCTTCGCCGGCAGGGTTGCCATGACCATAAACGGGCCCTGGAACTACCCCGTCCTCAAGGATCAGGGATGGCTCGAAAAGACTGGAGTTATGCTGATGCCCTACGACAAGAGGATAGCCACCAACATTGGCGGTGAGAACCTCTTCATCTTCAAGACGACGCCCGAAAGGGAGCAGGCTGCATGGGAGTTTGCCAAGTTCGTCATGAGCCCCGAGTTCCAGGTTACGTGGGCACTCAAGACGGGCTACCTCCCTGTCTGTAAGAGCGCTCTCGAAGACCCAGAGTACAAGGAGTTCATGGAGGAGAACCCCTTCATAAAGATATACGTTGAGAACCTGCAGTACGGTAAGGCCAGGCCTCCAGTTCCGCAGTACCCGGACATGTCCGCAGCCATCGGAGAGGCCATTGAGGCAGCCCTGCTTCAGAAGAAGGATCCTGCTACTGCCCTCAAGGAGGCCCAAGCGGAAGTTGAACCCCTGTTTAAGTCCTGA
- a CDS encoding glycosyltransferase: MKVAMVTPHGDPLGKLGEPDTGGQCVYVKELSRHLGALGVKVDIFTRQRGGRKEIEYINEKVRVIRIECGPEGFIPKEKLMPYLPEFTDKVSEYFEKEGYDIVHTHYWDGGFVGMELKERHGVKMVHTSHSLGILKAKALGDFEPYRERIDLEKKIYETSDAIVATTEIEKRDIASLYEIDEGKIHVIPIGVDTTFYRPMGNKKELKRELGLPEVPLVFALARLDPRKGLDLLIKSVPYVREYYQGDFLVLISTGTGAKEEEKEMNKLLSLIENLGVTGYVKIIPAIEPVSMVPKYYSAADVFVLPSPYEPFGIVMLEAMACKTPIVATKFGGPAEVLQDGYDGFLVDPKDSKEMGKKIAFLLEDEELRKVFAERAYRKVTEKYSWDSVAREMRNLYEGL, translated from the coding sequence ATGAAAGTTGCTATGGTAACTCCCCATGGTGACCCGCTCGGGAAGCTCGGCGAGCCCGATACGGGCGGCCAGTGCGTCTACGTTAAGGAGCTGAGCAGACACTTAGGGGCTTTGGGAGTGAAGGTTGACATATTCACGAGGCAGAGGGGCGGAAGGAAGGAGATAGAGTACATAAACGAGAAAGTCAGAGTTATCAGGATAGAGTGCGGGCCCGAGGGTTTTATCCCCAAGGAGAAGCTCATGCCTTACCTGCCAGAGTTCACGGACAAGGTTTCCGAGTACTTCGAGAAAGAGGGCTATGATATTGTTCACACCCACTACTGGGACGGCGGCTTCGTGGGGATGGAGCTCAAGGAGCGGCACGGGGTTAAGATGGTTCACACCTCCCACTCGCTGGGAATCCTGAAGGCAAAGGCCCTCGGCGACTTCGAGCCCTATAGGGAAAGGATAGATCTCGAGAAGAAGATTTACGAGACGAGCGACGCAATAGTCGCTACAACGGAGATCGAAAAGAGGGACATCGCGAGCCTCTACGAGATCGACGAGGGCAAGATACACGTCATCCCCATCGGCGTGGACACAACCTTCTACAGGCCCATGGGCAACAAGAAAGAGCTGAAGAGGGAGCTCGGCCTCCCCGAAGTCCCCCTGGTTTTTGCCCTCGCACGGCTCGATCCCAGGAAGGGCCTCGACCTGCTGATAAAGAGCGTCCCCTACGTAAGGGAGTACTACCAGGGGGACTTCCTCGTGCTCATAAGCACCGGTACCGGGGCGAAGGAAGAAGAAAAGGAGATGAACAAGCTCCTAAGCCTCATTGAGAACCTCGGAGTTACGGGGTATGTCAAAATAATCCCCGCAATAGAGCCAGTCAGCATGGTTCCTAAGTACTACTCAGCTGCGGACGTCTTCGTTCTGCCTTCACCCTACGAGCCCTTCGGGATAGTCATGCTAGAGGCCATGGCGTGCAAGACCCCCATCGTCGCCACGAAGTTCGGAGGCCCGGCGGAGGTTCTCCAGGACGGCTACGACGGCTTCCTCGTTGATCCGAAGGACTCAAAGGAGATGGGTAAGAAAATAGCTTTCCTGCTTGAGGACGAAGAGCTCAGGAAGGTCTTCGCCGAGAGAGCCTACAGAAAGGTCACCGAGAAGTACTCATGGGATAGTGTCGCCCGAGAAATGCGGAACCTCTACGAGGGGCTGTGA
- a CDS encoding TrmB family transcriptional regulator has product MESLLEQLKKFGFTKYEALAYITLLTYGPLTARGISQRGQIPYNRTYDVLTSLKERGFVEELEGKARTFVAVEPEVAFHRYSRSLKELIDDIKKFAESMGVEEQKHVIWRFSSPEEVLLSLETMMKKAKFEFTLLAPKSFLPKVEDGLRELLEKGITVSIYTNGEPGLAAGGNVFIRLTDKIGHIIAMRDTTEVLVSPSLVFNVEEELPSGFKSNFPEIIFSYYIYLRDILEESKPVGFALNGNGEMRFAVFYHAIQAIEKFLTGGFDVDAEVHTTSGEVFNGKVVDFTNTKIINNFVLDTGERKALIGGPFSILEEYEAVGVVLYPKKSHRSEDVQG; this is encoded by the coding sequence GTGGAGAGCCTGCTGGAACAGCTCAAGAAGTTTGGGTTCACAAAGTACGAAGCCCTTGCCTATATAACCCTCCTCACATACGGCCCCCTAACCGCTAGGGGTATTTCCCAGAGGGGTCAGATTCCATACAACAGAACTTACGACGTCTTAACTTCCCTCAAAGAGAGGGGCTTCGTTGAGGAGCTGGAGGGCAAGGCCAGGACGTTCGTGGCGGTTGAGCCTGAAGTGGCATTCCACCGCTACAGCAGGTCGCTAAAGGAGCTGATAGACGATATCAAGAAGTTTGCAGAGAGCATGGGCGTCGAGGAACAGAAGCACGTGATATGGCGGTTCTCATCCCCCGAGGAAGTCCTCCTGAGCCTGGAAACTATGATGAAGAAGGCAAAGTTCGAGTTCACACTGCTCGCTCCGAAGAGCTTCCTCCCAAAGGTCGAGGACGGGCTCAGAGAGCTTCTGGAGAAGGGGATCACAGTCTCCATCTACACGAACGGGGAGCCGGGCCTGGCCGCGGGGGGAAACGTCTTCATAAGACTGACCGACAAGATAGGGCACATAATCGCCATGAGGGACACCACTGAGGTTCTGGTCTCTCCCAGTCTAGTCTTCAACGTTGAGGAAGAGCTGCCCTCCGGCTTCAAGTCCAATTTCCCGGAGATAATATTCTCCTATTACATTTATCTCAGGGACATCCTCGAAGAATCAAAGCCCGTGGGTTTCGCGTTGAATGGAAACGGAGAGATGAGGTTCGCAGTGTTCTACCACGCCATTCAGGCAATTGAGAAGTTCCTCACAGGGGGTTTTGACGTGGACGCAGAAGTTCACACGACCTCCGGAGAGGTTTTCAATGGGAAGGTTGTGGACTTCACGAACACCAAGATAATAAACAACTTCGTTCTGGACACCGGGGAGAGGAAAGCCCTCATCGGAGGACCGTTCTCCATACTTGAGGAGTACGAGGCAGTCGGTGTCGTGCTCTATCCGAAGAAATCTCATCGCAGTGAAGATGTTCAGGGGTGA
- a CDS encoding class II SORL domain-containing protein: protein MLSGTIKSGDWKGEKHVPVIEYEKEGNLVKVEVSVGKEIPHPNTPEHHIAWIELYFHPEGENFPIMVGRVAFTNHSDPLTEPRAAFFFRTEKKGKLYALSYCNIHGLWENEVTLE, encoded by the coding sequence ATGCTTAGCGGAACCATAAAGAGTGGAGACTGGAAGGGAGAGAAGCACGTTCCCGTTATAGAGTACGAGAAGGAAGGAAACCTCGTCAAGGTCGAGGTCAGCGTCGGCAAGGAGATACCCCACCCGAACACCCCGGAGCACCACATCGCTTGGATCGAGCTCTACTTCCACCCCGAGGGGGAGAACTTCCCCATAATGGTCGGCAGGGTGGCCTTTACAAACCACAGCGACCCGCTCACCGAGCCGAGGGCGGCCTTCTTCTTCAGGACAGAGAAGAAGGGCAAGCTCTATGCCCTGAGCTACTGTAACATCCACGGCCTCTGGGAGAACGAAGTCACCCTCGAGTGA
- a CDS encoding carbohydrate ABC transporter permease, producing MVSLPSRRKMKYTLEAYGFLAPALVILIMFIIYPILNLFYISFFDWRGLGAKEFVFLNNYRMILQREEFRQVLKNTFVYILGVVPTTMVLSLIAAVLLNTKIRLKSLYRTSIFSPTAISFVATGIIWVWMFNSDYGLVNRVLEALGFSTLDWLKSTSYAMLAVIIATVWARVGYFMVIYLAGLQTIPEEYYEAAEVDGATSFRKFLHITLPLLKPTHVLVLVMLTIFSFRDFDQIYTMTGGGPLMSTTTLAYYIYVLSFERFRFSEGATVAVILLFLVIAVQYLQRKAFGEEAIY from the coding sequence ATGGTTTCACTGCCCTCTCGGAGAAAAATGAAATATACACTGGAGGCCTACGGCTTCTTGGCTCCTGCACTTGTAATTCTCATCATGTTCATCATATACCCCATACTGAACCTCTTTTATATAAGCTTCTTCGATTGGAGGGGGCTTGGTGCAAAAGAGTTCGTTTTCCTCAACAACTACAGGATGATCCTCCAGCGCGAGGAGTTCAGACAGGTCTTGAAAAACACTTTCGTATATATCCTCGGCGTGGTTCCCACGACAATGGTTCTCTCTCTTATAGCAGCCGTTCTATTAAACACCAAAATACGGCTCAAAAGCTTGTATAGAACATCCATTTTCTCCCCGACCGCCATTTCCTTCGTTGCGACAGGTATTATCTGGGTGTGGATGTTCAACTCGGACTACGGTCTCGTTAACCGCGTCCTCGAGGCCCTAGGGTTCTCAACCTTGGACTGGCTGAAGAGCACATCCTACGCGATGCTGGCGGTGATAATAGCCACGGTTTGGGCCAGGGTTGGCTACTTCATGGTCATTTACCTCGCTGGCCTGCAGACAATACCTGAGGAGTACTACGAGGCTGCTGAGGTTGACGGAGCAACGTCCTTCCGGAAGTTCCTCCATATAACCCTCCCGCTCCTCAAACCAACCCACGTGCTGGTCCTGGTTATGCTCACGATATTCTCCTTCAGGGACTTCGACCAGATCTACACGATGACCGGCGGGGGCCCCCTGATGTCAACGACCACCCTAGCGTATTACATCTACGTCCTGAGCTTTGAGAGGTTCAGGTTCTCGGAGGGCGCCACGGTGGCTGTCATCCTGCTGTTCCTCGTGATAGCAGTCCAGTACCTTCAGAGAAAGGCCTTCGGGGAGGAGGCGATATACTGA
- a CDS encoding NAD(P)-dependent oxidoreductase codes for MIGWIGLGHIGRAMAERLSEEYELIVWNRTLEKAKGFRNVAKSPEEVVEKADIVFLSLYDSNAVEEVSKRILSKDIKGKIIVDTTTNHHRKVLRFHELYKSAGAHYLESPVIGSVIPARNGQLTILVSGEKEAYEKALPYLEKLGKKIFYFEEPGKATKLKLINNFVLGAFMAALAEAIALGEKAGIPREELVEVLENGAGNSVVLKAKKEKILSEDYSTHFSIKNLVKDLSYAYDLALDANKTVPLNAVVRELYRVAFEKGLEELDFSAIYKIIREFSL; via the coding sequence GTGATAGGATGGATAGGCCTTGGCCACATAGGCAGGGCCATGGCGGAGAGGCTGTCGGAGGAGTATGAACTTATAGTGTGGAATAGAACTCTGGAGAAGGCAAAGGGATTCAGGAACGTCGCCAAAAGTCCAGAAGAAGTAGTCGAAAAAGCCGACATCGTGTTCCTTTCCCTCTACGACAGCAATGCAGTTGAAGAGGTTTCAAAGAGAATCCTAAGCAAGGACATCAAGGGGAAGATCATCGTTGATACTACCACAAACCACCACAGGAAGGTCCTTAGGTTCCACGAGCTCTACAAAAGTGCAGGAGCACACTATCTTGAGAGCCCAGTAATTGGAAGCGTCATACCAGCAAGAAACGGCCAGTTGACTATTCTCGTAAGTGGAGAAAAAGAGGCCTATGAAAAGGCCTTGCCATATCTGGAGAAACTCGGGAAGAAGATATTCTATTTTGAAGAGCCAGGAAAAGCTACAAAACTCAAACTCATCAACAACTTCGTCCTCGGGGCCTTCATGGCGGCTCTTGCGGAGGCAATAGCTCTAGGCGAAAAGGCGGGTATACCAAGGGAAGAACTCGTAGAAGTCCTCGAAAACGGTGCTGGAAACTCAGTAGTCCTGAAGGCAAAAAAGGAGAAGATACTCAGCGAAGACTATTCAACGCACTTCTCGATTAAAAACCTTGTAAAAGACCTTTCCTATGCCTATGATCTAGCCTTAGATGCAAACAAAACTGTCCCTCTGAATGCAGTTGTTAGGGAGCTTTACAGGGTCGCCTTTGAAAAAGGCCTTGAAGAGCTTGACTTCTCAGCTATTTACAAGATAATTCGGGAGTTTTCATTATAA
- a CDS encoding ABC transporter ATP-binding protein, translated as MAGVRLENVWKIFGGFEAVKDMNLDIKDGEFMILLGPSGCGKTTTLRMIAGLEEPSKGQIYIGDKLVADPEKGVFVPPKDRDIAMVFQSYALYPHMTVYDNIAFPLKLRKVPKSEIDQRVREVAEMLGLSELLNRKPRELSGGQRQRVALGRAIVRRPKVFLMDEPLSNLDAKLRVKMRAELKRLQKQLGVTTIYVTHDQVEAMTMGDRIAVINQGQLQQVGTPEEVYDRPANTFVAGFIGSPPMNFMSASITEEGFADFGEFQLKLLPDQVEVLEEAGLIGKEVIFGIRPEDVYDAFFAQVKIPGENMVRALVEIMENLGGEKVVHLRVGDVALVGKFPAESKVSEGEEVDIVFDMKKIHIFEKGSGKAIF; from the coding sequence ATGGCTGGGGTTAGGCTGGAGAACGTGTGGAAGATATTTGGGGGGTTTGAGGCTGTTAAGGACATGAACCTTGACATTAAGGATGGGGAATTCATGATTCTCTTGGGCCCGAGTGGGTGTGGTAAAACAACCACGCTTAGGATGATAGCGGGTCTAGAAGAACCCAGCAAGGGGCAAATCTACATCGGCGACAAACTAGTCGCCGACCCAGAAAAAGGAGTCTTCGTGCCACCCAAAGATAGAGACATTGCCATGGTCTTCCAGAGCTATGCTCTCTACCCGCACATGACGGTTTACGACAACATAGCCTTCCCACTAAAACTCAGGAAAGTTCCGAAGAGTGAGATTGACCAGCGTGTTAGAGAAGTTGCGGAAATGCTTGGGTTGAGTGAACTCCTGAACAGAAAACCCAGAGAGCTCAGTGGAGGTCAAAGGCAGCGTGTGGCTTTGGGGAGGGCTATAGTCAGGCGGCCCAAAGTCTTCCTCATGGACGAGCCGTTGAGTAACCTGGACGCTAAGTTGAGGGTTAAAATGCGTGCGGAATTGAAGAGACTCCAGAAGCAGCTTGGCGTGACAACGATTTACGTGACTCACGATCAGGTTGAAGCAATGACAATGGGCGATAGGATAGCAGTAATCAACCAGGGGCAGCTTCAGCAGGTTGGAACGCCGGAAGAGGTTTACGACAGGCCGGCTAATACCTTCGTGGCCGGCTTCATTGGAAGCCCGCCAATGAACTTCATGAGCGCGAGCATTACAGAGGAAGGCTTCGCGGACTTTGGGGAGTTCCAACTTAAACTCCTGCCTGATCAGGTTGAAGTCCTCGAGGAGGCCGGCTTGATTGGGAAGGAAGTGATCTTCGGAATCCGCCCGGAGGACGTGTACGATGCGTTCTTCGCGCAGGTCAAGATTCCTGGGGAGAACATGGTCAGGGCGTTGGTTGAGATTATGGAGAACCTCGGTGGGGAGAAGGTTGTTCACCTGAGGGTTGGGGACGTTGCCCTCGTGGGTAAGTTCCCTGCGGAGTCGAAGGTCAGTGAGGGCGAGGAAGTGGACATAGTCTTTGATATGAAAAAAATCCACATCTTCGAGAAAGGAAGTGGAAAAGCGATATTCTGA
- a CDS encoding carbohydrate ABC transporter permease, translating into MYRVRIRTKISIKSLLTHAVLWVFVGIILVPILWTFFTSLKTPVEIARGTVLPEVWRWENYKIAWEQAEFPRKFLNSFIVAITVTLGQIVTSAMAGYALARMEFRGRDLIFNVAIASMLISEQIIIVPLYVMLAKFGWIDSYKGLAIPWFFNGFGVFLFRQFFLTIPKDIEEAAIVDGASRFRILWQIMLPLATPAVLTLFMFTFIAEWNSLFKWLIIVKSPEMRNVQLGLTIFQEQFIAQYNLLTAATILVSLPSVILFLIGQRYYIKGIATTGVKG; encoded by the coding sequence ATGTACAGGGTTAGGATACGTACAAAAATCTCGATAAAAAGCCTGCTAACCCATGCAGTCCTCTGGGTCTTCGTCGGGATAATCCTGGTTCCAATTCTCTGGACGTTCTTCACGTCTCTGAAGACCCCTGTGGAAATAGCACGTGGAACTGTCCTCCCGGAAGTCTGGAGGTGGGAAAACTACAAAATAGCATGGGAGCAGGCAGAGTTCCCGAGAAAATTCTTAAACAGCTTTATAGTGGCGATAACGGTCACCCTCGGCCAGATAGTCACCTCCGCCATGGCCGGCTACGCCCTCGCCAGGATGGAGTTCAGGGGGAGGGACCTCATATTCAACGTCGCAATAGCCTCAATGCTGATTTCCGAGCAGATCATTATAGTCCCACTCTACGTCATGCTTGCGAAGTTTGGGTGGATAGACTCTTACAAAGGCCTCGCGATCCCGTGGTTCTTCAACGGCTTCGGGGTCTTCCTCTTCAGACAGTTCTTCCTCACGATCCCGAAGGACATAGAAGAAGCAGCAATAGTTGACGGGGCATCGAGGTTCAGAATACTGTGGCAGATCATGCTCCCCCTGGCGACTCCAGCGGTGCTGACGCTCTTCATGTTCACCTTCATAGCGGAGTGGAACTCCCTCTTCAAGTGGCTGATCATCGTCAAGTCTCCGGAGATGAGGAACGTCCAGCTCGGTCTGACCATATTCCAGGAGCAGTTTATCGCCCAATATAACCTCCTCACGGCGGCGACTATACTCGTTTCCCTGCCGTCAGTGATACTGTTCCTCATCGGCCAGAGGTACTACATCAAAGGTATTGCCACAACAGGAGTTAAGGGGTGA
- the rd gene encoding rubredoxin: MAKWKCIVCGYIYDEDEGDPDTGVEPGTKFEDLPDDWVCPLCGAPKDMFEKIE, translated from the coding sequence ATGGCGAAGTGGAAGTGTATAGTCTGTGGATACATCTACGACGAGGATGAGGGCGACCCCGACACGGGGGTTGAGCCCGGGACCAAGTTTGAAGACCTTCCGGACGACTGGGTCTGCCCGCTCTGCGGCGCGCCAAAGGATATGTTTGAGAAGATAGAGTGA
- a CDS encoding rubrerythrin family protein — MVVKRKMTRKFLEDAFAGESMAHMKYLIFAEQAEREGYPNIAKLFRAIAHAEFVHAKNHFIALGNLDKTPENLQAGIDGETFEVEEMYPVYKNTAEFQGEKDAVRTTHYALEAEKIHAELYKKAKEKAESGEDIEIKRVYICPVCGYTAVDEVPEYCPVCGAPRDKFVVFE, encoded by the coding sequence ATGGTAGTGAAGAGGAAAATGACCCGGAAGTTTTTGGAGGACGCCTTCGCAGGCGAAAGTATGGCCCACATGAAGTATTTGATTTTCGCAGAGCAGGCCGAGAGGGAAGGATACCCGAACATAGCCAAGCTCTTCAGGGCTATCGCCCATGCAGAGTTCGTCCACGCGAAGAACCACTTCATAGCCCTCGGAAACCTGGATAAGACCCCCGAAAACCTTCAGGCGGGAATAGACGGTGAGACCTTCGAGGTCGAGGAGATGTATCCTGTCTACAAGAACACCGCCGAGTTTCAGGGCGAGAAGGATGCCGTGAGAACGACGCACTATGCCCTCGAGGCCGAGAAGATACACGCGGAGCTCTACAAGAAGGCTAAGGAGAAGGCCGAGAGCGGTGAGGACATCGAGATAAAGAGGGTCTACATCTGCCCGGTCTGCGGCTACACCGCGGTCGACGAGGTTCCTGAGTACTGCCCCGTCTGCGGAGCCCCTAGGGATAAGTTCGTGGTCTTCGAATGA
- a CDS encoding NAD(P)/FAD-dependent oxidoreductase, translating to MKVVIVGNGPGGVELAKNLSGEFEVAVIEREELPHYSKPMLSHYIAGFLPEEKLFPLPSDWYEKRGIDLHLGTSAVLIDRAKRVLVTSKGAFPYDALVLATGARAREPAFQGKEHMLTLRTFGDARRIKEKLEEEGEMVILGGGFIALELAGNVAKAGYKVKLVHRKRNLLRLDEELSERIREELEGIGVEFHLETNVLSASENGLNTDRGHIPGRLKVCAFGIVPNKELAVRSGIHAGRGILIDDRFRTSAEDVYAIGDCAEYNGIICGTAKAATEHAKVLANLLRGVEDRYDFNFRSTVFKFADMNIALIGRTQGEGKWLDEETKVFYEDGKAVGAVVLGNVRRAFRLENAIREGLPID from the coding sequence ATGAAGGTCGTTATCGTTGGCAACGGGCCCGGAGGAGTTGAGCTTGCTAAAAACCTGTCCGGGGAGTTTGAGGTCGCGGTAATCGAGAGGGAGGAGCTACCGCACTATTCCAAGCCGATGCTGAGCCACTACATAGCAGGTTTTCTGCCCGAGGAGAAGCTCTTCCCCCTTCCCTCTGACTGGTACGAGAAGAGGGGAATTGATCTGCACCTTGGAACCAGTGCTGTCCTCATAGACCGGGCAAAGAGGGTTCTCGTAACTTCAAAGGGCGCGTTCCCCTACGACGCCCTGGTTCTGGCGACGGGGGCGAGGGCAAGGGAACCAGCTTTTCAAGGAAAGGAGCATATGCTCACCCTGAGAACCTTCGGCGATGCGAGGAGGATAAAGGAGAAACTTGAGGAAGAGGGCGAGATGGTAATCCTCGGCGGTGGCTTCATAGCCCTCGAACTTGCGGGCAACGTTGCAAAGGCAGGCTATAAGGTTAAGCTCGTCCACAGAAAGAGGAACCTCCTCAGGCTCGATGAGGAGCTCAGCGAGAGGATAAGGGAGGAACTTGAGGGGATTGGCGTTGAATTCCACCTTGAAACGAACGTCCTGAGCGCCAGTGAGAACGGCCTCAACACGGACAGGGGACATATCCCCGGCAGGCTCAAGGTCTGCGCCTTTGGGATAGTCCCCAACAAAGAGCTCGCCGTCAGGAGCGGGATACACGCGGGACGGGGAATTCTAATAGACGACCGCTTCAGAACTTCTGCAGAGGACGTCTACGCCATAGGCGACTGCGCTGAGTACAATGGAATAATATGCGGAACGGCGAAGGCCGCGACGGAGCATGCTAAGGTGCTGGCGAACCTTCTGAGGGGTGTTGAGGACCGCTACGACTTCAACTTCCGCTCGACGGTCTTCAAGTTCGCCGACATGAACATCGCCCTGATAGGCAGAACCCAGGGAGAGGGGAAGTGGCTCGATGAGGAGACTAAGGTATTCTACGAAGATGGGAAGGCCGTCGGCGCCGTGGTTCTGGGCAACGTCAGGAGGGCTTTCAGGCTCGAAAATGCTATCAGAGAGGGATTACCTATTGACTGA